Part of the Archangium lipolyticum genome, CCTTGATCTAAATGAATTTTAGATATGGAGGAGTCATGATGCGTATTTCATCCCCTGTTGTCCTCGCGCTCGCGGTTGGGGCGCTCATGAGTGCCTGTGCGGCAACCCCGATCGGCTACGAATCGGGAACGACTGCCGCGGAGCGGGACTCGCTGCACCGCTCCGTGGCGGCCCCCGTCGTGGAGGCGAATGCTCCCTTCATCTCCCACACCCTCGAGGCCGAGATCGCCGTGCCCCCGGGCGTGCTGCTCCCCTGGTTGGTGAACGTTCCGCTGGAGCGTGTTCTCCCTGGGACCGAGGAGCTCCCCGGAGTGGAGAGGGCCGATGTCCTCTCGGCCTCCTGGGGCACCCCTGGAACGCGTCGGCGCGTGGTGTTGCGTGATGGAAACACGGCGCTCGAAGAGCTGCTCGTGGTGGAGGAGGGGCGTCGCTTCCAGTACGTCGTCTGGAACTTCACGAACGACGCGCGGCGTGCCGTCCAGTATGCGGTGGGCGAGTTCCGCTTCACGCCGACACCGAGCGGAACGCACCTGAGCTGGACGTACCGCTTCCGCGGGCTGGGGTGGCCCACGACGGGTTTCCTCGAGTCCTTCGTCGAAGAGGACTACGCTGGTTTCATGCGGGCTGGTATGGAGCGCATCAGGACCGAAGCGGTGAAGGAGCTTCCGGGGCATACTCTCTGACGCCGGTCACCGGCAGGAGCATCCGTGGCGGGAGAGCGCAAAACGAGCCGGACGGGAGCCGCGCGGGGCAAACAGCCCGCGAAGACACGTGGCTATCACCACCTCGATCTCCGTCGTGCGCTGCTCGATGCCGCCATCGAGTTCTTGCGTGAGGGTGATGTCACGGGCCTGACCATCCAGGTCCTCGCGAGGGCCGCGGGCGTATCTCCCGGCGCGCCGTATCACCACTTTCCGGACAAGCAGTCACTCCTGGCCGCGCTGGCCACGGAGGGCTTCGAGATTCTCGGGGAGAAACTCGTGAGGGCCGTGAGCCGGGAGCCCTCGGCACCAGGTCAGGCCGCGGCGCTTGCCACCGCGTATCTCGCCTTCGCGCGTGAGCATGCGTCGCACTACCGCATCATGTTCCTGCCCGACATCGAGGACCGTGTGCGCTTCGCCGCCGTTCACGCTGCCTCCGAGAGGTGCCTTCAGGTGCTGCTGGGAGTGGTGGCGGCGGGAAACCCCGGGATGTCATCAGAGTCCGTGGCGGCCCGGGCCATCGCCGTCTGGTCGCTGTGCCACGGGTTCGCATCCCTCCGGGCGGCCCGGGTCCTCGGAAACATTCCCGGGATTCCGAAGCTCGAGTTGCTGGAGCGGGTTGCTGTCGCCGAGGTGGTGACCGTCGCGCTGGGGACAGGCGCGGGCCTTGCTGGGTAGCGGGCCGCAGCGGAGCGGGGAGGATGCGAGTCGACGAAGGAGCGCACGCCGCGATTGGATTGGGTGCCTTGTCGAGCAGGGCGTCGGTGATGCGCTGGACGCGTGGCCGCAAGAGCTCGGCTGTCAGTCGATGAGGCCGTGCGCCCGGAACATCCGCTCGAGGATGTCGCGGATCACCGGCTGCTTGCGCTGGTTGTAGTCCATCACCACGCCGCCCTCCGCGTTGATCTGCTCGGCCGACGCGAACTTCGCCGCGGCGTACAGCTCGCGGTCCTCCGGATGCGCGATGAGCCAGTCCCGCAGCATCCGGTGCCGGATGGCCTCGGGGCAGTCGGGGCTCCAGATGTGGATGTTCGCGGGCGGCGAGTCGCCGCGGGCGAACCGGTGCTCGTGGAAGACCGGCTCGCGGAACAGCACCGGGAAGCCCGCCGCCTCGAGCGCCGGGCGGTAGGCGTCCTCGTCTCGCGAGTCGGGAACCGTGAGGTCGATGTCGATGACCGGCTTCGCCGGCAGGCCGGGAACGGAGGTGGAGCCGACGTGCTCGATCGAGAGCGCCACCTCGCCGAGGGCGGCGCGGAGCCGTGCGGCGAGCTCGGCGAAGGCGGCCGGCCATGACGGGTCGTACGGCACCACCTCGATGTGCTCGCTCTTCGGCGGGGAAACGAAGTACTCGACGCCGTTCGGGTCGTACTCGTGGTTGCGGACGATCTCTGCTGCGCTGGCCACGGTGCACGAGTGTAGTGACGGCGGGTGCACGCGTGAAGTCGCTTCGCGACGAACCGTCGAGCAGCACCCGGTCCTCCGAGAACCACTTCACCGCTTGCGTGAGCGTGCGGGACTCCTCGTCCTGCCCGCTCGCGACGAGTTGCCCGGGAGTGAAGGATTGAAGACCTGTGGAGAGGTGGAGGACTGGAGCGGAGGGACAGAGGAGGGCCGCTGACGGGGGCCGCCCGAGCCGTGCGCAGCACCGTTGACGCTCCGCCCGGCCCTCCCCCTCGTACGGTGCGAGGCCGAGCGCACCCCTTGGGCTTGAGACGCTCGGGCCGGGTATGCGGGTGCTGCTGCTGCACCGCTCGCGCTCCCATGACAGGCCTCCCCTGCACACGGGCTTCGGCCTCCACCTCCCACAGCAGTGCTCGCACCGCCCGTTGTCTCTAAGAGCCTGTCGAGCTGCGCCTCGCCCCGGTAGAACACCCACACCGGCTCCAGGTACAGGCTCGCCAGCGCGACCAGCTCCTTCCGCCGCTCCTTCTCCGCGGGGGCCGTACCGCCCTGCACGATGGCGACGTCGACGCCGGAGCCTGCGGAGCCGGCTCGACGAGCTGCCACGCCACGGCCACCAACGCCGCCAGCAGCACGGCCACCACCGCGGCCGCGCGCATCATCTCCAGACGCGACAGCGCCCGAGGATTCACGTTCTGCGCTCCCCGCACGCCATGCCCTCCTCTGGCTCCGGCCATCCTGGCGCGCGGGAGCTGCTCCGCCCTCCCTCGGTTGCCTGACTGCTCCAGAGGCAACTTCCCGG contains:
- a CDS encoding SRPBCC family protein; translation: MMRISSPVVLALAVGALMSACAATPIGYESGTTAAERDSLHRSVAAPVVEANAPFISHTLEAEIAVPPGVLLPWLVNVPLERVLPGTEELPGVERADVLSASWGTPGTRRRVVLRDGNTALEELLVVEEGRRFQYVVWNFTNDARRAVQYAVGEFRFTPTPSGTHLSWTYRFRGLGWPTTGFLESFVEEDYAGFMRAGMERIRTEAVKELPGHTL
- a CDS encoding TetR/AcrR family transcriptional regulator, producing the protein MAGERKTSRTGAARGKQPAKTRGYHHLDLRRALLDAAIEFLREGDVTGLTIQVLARAAGVSPGAPYHHFPDKQSLLAALATEGFEILGEKLVRAVSREPSAPGQAAALATAYLAFAREHASHYRIMFLPDIEDRVRFAAVHAASERCLQVLLGVVAAGNPGMSSESVAARAIAVWSLCHGFASLRAARVLGNIPGIPKLELLERVAVAEVVTVALGTGAGLAG
- a CDS encoding GrpB family protein — translated: MASAAEIVRNHEYDPNGVEYFVSPPKSEHIEVVPYDPSWPAAFAELAARLRAALGEVALSIEHVGSTSVPGLPAKPVIDIDLTVPDSRDEDAYRPALEAAGFPVLFREPVFHEHRFARGDSPPANIHIWSPDCPEAIRHRMLRDWLIAHPEDRELYAAAKFASAEQINAEGGVVMDYNQRKQPVIRDILERMFRAHGLID